A portion of the Anas platyrhynchos isolate ZD024472 breed Pekin duck chromosome 26, IASCAAS_PekinDuck_T2T, whole genome shotgun sequence genome contains these proteins:
- the LOC139999593 gene encoding peptidyl-prolyl cis-trans isomerase-like yields the protein MLRRSKAEVERCVASVQASAASRREGGDVTNHDGTGGRSIYGDAFEEESFEVKHTGPGLLSMANRGRATNNSQFFTTLKTVEALDFKHVVFGFVTDGTDVVKKLESFGSPNGLVSGRVVITDCGQIENSGF from the exons ATGTTGAGGCGCAGCAAGGCCGAGGTGGAGCGCTGTGTCGCCTCCGTGCAGGCCTCTGCGGCTTCTCGGAGAGAG ggaggtGATGTAACTAACCATGATGGAACAGGTGGACGGTCAATTTATGGAGATGCATTTGAAGAAGAGAGCTTTGAAGTGAAGCACACGGGTCCTGGATTGCTGTCGATGGCAAATAGGGGTCGGGCTACGAATAACTCTCAGTTCTTCACAACACTCAAAACAGTAGAAGCCTTGGACTTTAAACAcgtggtgtttggttttgtgacaGATGGAACGGATGTTGTGAAAAAGCTCGAATCCTTTGGTTCTCCCAACGGGTTAGTAAGTGGAAGAGTTGTCATTACAGACTGTGGGCAAATAGAGAATTCTGGCTTTTGA